The proteins below are encoded in one region of Nitrospira lenta:
- the ispH gene encoding 4-hydroxy-3-methylbut-2-enyl diphosphate reductase translates to MKIYLANPRGFCAGVDRAIDIVDLSLKKYGAPIYVRHEIVHSRHVVNSLRQKGAVFVEELSEVPEGSVVIFSAHGVAKSVWAEANQRRLHVIDATCPLVIKVHNEVNREYTQGYELILIGHAGHPEVIGTLGQIPDKFHLVSSVEDVEKLHVDNTRNLSYVTQTTLSVDECRDIVGALNKRFPNIKGPHQEDICYATQNRQNAVKELSRLVDVILVIGSPNSSNSNRLRELGEQCGIPSYLIDSASDIHPDWLKSAKAVGIAAGASAPEVLVTEVVAFLKSSGPSEVEELTVIEEDVEFLLPKELVQIESASKPAASAAR, encoded by the coding sequence ATGAAGATATACCTTGCCAATCCGCGGGGATTTTGCGCCGGGGTCGATCGAGCGATCGATATCGTGGATCTGTCGCTCAAGAAGTACGGCGCTCCTATTTATGTCCGCCATGAAATCGTCCATAGCCGCCATGTTGTCAATTCGCTACGGCAAAAGGGCGCGGTGTTCGTGGAAGAGCTCAGCGAAGTCCCCGAAGGGTCGGTGGTGATTTTCAGCGCGCACGGCGTGGCGAAGTCAGTTTGGGCCGAGGCGAATCAGCGCCGGCTGCACGTCATCGATGCCACCTGTCCGCTGGTCATCAAGGTCCACAATGAAGTGAACCGGGAATACACCCAGGGGTATGAGCTGATTCTCATCGGCCATGCGGGGCATCCTGAGGTGATCGGGACGCTGGGGCAGATTCCCGATAAGTTCCACCTGGTGTCTTCCGTCGAAGATGTCGAGAAGCTCCACGTTGATAACACACGAAATTTGTCCTATGTGACGCAAACAACGCTCAGTGTGGATGAATGTCGGGATATCGTGGGTGCGCTCAATAAGCGGTTCCCGAATATCAAGGGCCCGCACCAGGAAGACATTTGCTATGCGACGCAAAACCGGCAGAATGCGGTGAAGGAATTGTCTCGCCTGGTGGATGTGATTCTGGTCATTGGATCGCCGAATAGTTCGAACTCCAACCGCTTGCGTGAGTTGGGGGAGCAGTGCGGGATTCCATCCTATTTGATCGACTCCGCCAGTGACATTCACCCTGATTGGTTGAAATCAGCCAAGGCGGTCGGGATCGCTGCCGGTGCATCGGCTCCGGAGGTCCTGGTGACGGAAGTCGTCGCGTTCCTCAAGAGCTCCGGTCCTTCAGAGGTGGAAGAGTTGACCGTGATTGAAGAGGATGTTGAGTTTCTCCTGCCCAAAGAACTCGTTCAGATCGAATCGGCCAGTAAGCCCGCTGCGAGCGCTGCACGATAA
- a CDS encoding HEAT repeat domain-containing protein, whose amino-acid sequence MMNHLGDELIDKVLSGKGDAPPYDLLAAFHAGYPVANLRRVLSSKSDHALKAGAWLASELGLDALPILDSLSPLLRHPLRYVRFFSIDAVLVCAGAGHAQALSSVVGLLRDDDEAVRWKALGSISRMTQEQLIESLLAQNDKELGERTAWLLRIEESQSAADEIAKTLNGGSAVGRIFAVAAAARIADKNPSILVLAANSEDQAIKAFALEQLKLRTL is encoded by the coding sequence ATGATGAATCATTTAGGTGATGAATTGATTGACAAAGTTTTGTCAGGTAAGGGAGATGCCCCCCCTTATGATCTGTTAGCCGCGTTCCATGCTGGCTACCCCGTAGCCAATCTTAGACGAGTGCTGAGCAGTAAGAGCGATCATGCCCTAAAAGCTGGAGCATGGCTCGCCTCTGAACTTGGGTTGGATGCTTTGCCTATCCTGGATTCCCTCTCGCCCTTGCTTCGACATCCGTTACGGTACGTTAGATTTTTCAGCATAGACGCTGTGCTGGTATGTGCAGGAGCTGGACATGCTCAAGCACTTTCTTCAGTAGTAGGTCTACTGAGAGATGATGATGAAGCAGTGAGATGGAAAGCTCTTGGAAGTATATCAAGGATGACCCAAGAACAATTAATTGAAAGCCTTCTCGCTCAGAACGACAAGGAGTTGGGCGAACGAACAGCTTGGCTGCTCCGTATTGAAGAATCTCAAAGCGCAGCGGATGAAATAGCAAAAACTCTTAATGGAGGATCAGCCGTGGGCCGGATTTTTGCCGTTGCCGCAGCGGCGCGGATTGCTGACAAAAATCCTTCAATTCTTGTCCTGGCGGCTAACTCTGAAGATCAGGCTATCAAGGCTTTTGCTCTAGAGCAACTCAAGCTACGTACTCTCTAG
- a CDS encoding RHS repeat-associated core domain-containing protein: MASLKRSRRTDNLGSVTTRYTYGPFGATSGNLFQFTGRENDDTDLYYYRARYYSPTRSRFLSEDPLEFGTGDMNLYG; encoded by the coding sequence ATCGCGTCACTCAAGAGGTCTCGCCGCACCGACAATCTCGGCTCGGTCACGACGCGCTACACGTATGGACCGTTTGGCGCGACAAGTGGGAATCTGTTCCAATTCACCGGACGGGAAAACGACGACACCGACCTCTACTACTATCGAGCGCGGTACTACAGCCCCACACGTAGCCGGTTCTTGAGTGAAGATCCGCTGGAGTTTGGTACGGGTGACATGAACTTGTATGGGTAG